From the Calditrichota bacterium genome, the window GAAAGACAGTGTTGCAGCACATTCTCAGTCGTCATGCACAGGTGGACATTGTGATCGTTGCTGCCTGCGGCGAGCGCGCCGGTGAAGTTGTTGAATTGCTGCGAGAATTTCCCGAACTGGAAGATCCGCGCACGGGAAAAACTTTGATGGATCGAACAATTATCATTGTGAATACCAGTTCCATGCCCGTGGCGGCGCGCGAGGCATCGGTTTACACCGCAGTAACGCTGGGAGAATATTATCGACAAATGGGATTGGATGTGCTACTGCTGGCGGATTCCACTTCCCGCTGGGCGCAGGCGATGCGCGAGCTTTCCGGGCGATTGGAAGAGATACCCGGCGAGGAAGCTTTTCCGGCATATCTGGAATCGAGAATTGCTGAATTTTATGAACGGTCGGGATTGGTGGAATTGCACACCGGAAAAATGGCGAGTTTGACCATTGGCGGGACAGTGAGTCCGGCGGGCGGAAATTTCGAGGAGCCTGTAACACAGGCAACACTGAAAGTGGTCGGCGCCTTTCTCGGGTTGTCCAGGGATCGCGCCAATGCGCGGCGGTTTCCTTCGATTCATCCGCTGGAGAGCTGGAGTAAATACGATAGTTTTATTGATAAGCAAAAAATATTTGAATCTCAGGAAATGTTGAGAAGAGGAAATGAAGTCGGGCAAATGATGATGGTTGTCGGCGAAGAAGGCACGTCCATTGAGGATTTTCAAAATTATTTGAAATCAGAATTTTTGGACAACGTCTATTTGCAGCAAAATGCTTTTGACAAAGTGGACGCTGCGACGAGCAAGGACAGGCAAATTTATATTTTTGATAAAGTAAAGAGAGTTCTGGATACAAATTTTGCATCAAAAGACAAAGACGACGCGCGAAAGTTATTCAATCGCTTGCGTCAATTTTTCATTGATTGGAATTATATTGACATGGAGACGGCCGAGTTCAAAAAACAGGAACAGGCGATAGACGAATTAATAAAGGAGCACTCGGGAAATGAGAAAGGTTTATAATAAAATTTTACAAATCAGCGGCAATGTGATTGCCGTGAAAGCGAGCGATGTGAGTTACGAAGAATTGGCGGAAATAACGACGCGCCGCGGCAAATCTCTGGCTCAGGTGATCAAAATCGAGGCCGACATGGTTTCGCTGCAAGTTTTCGCTGGCAGCCGGGGCATTTCCGTGAATGACGAGGTGCGATTTTTGGGACGACCCATGGAAGTGACTTTCTCTGATGACATGCTGGGCAGAATTTTTGACGGCGCCGGCAATCCGCGCGACAAAGGGCCGCAATTGACAGATTTGCTGATTCCTGTGGCGGGTCCCAGCGTCAATCCGGCGAAGCGAATCATTCCTAAACGCATGATCCGCACCAATATTCCCATGATTGATGTTTTTAATTCGCTGGTTGTGTCCCAGAAATTGCCCATTTTTTCCATTTCCGGCGAGCCGTACAACGAGTTGCTGGCGCGCGTGGCAATGCAGGCGGAAGTGGATATGATTATTTTGGGCGGCATCGGCCTGAAATATGACGAGTACATGAAATTTAAAAATACGCTGGAAGAGGGAGGAGCCCTTTCTCGCTCCATATTTTTCATGAATACGGCGTCTGATCCTATCGTGGAAAGTTTGATGGTTCCGGATCTGGCGTTGGCTGTGGCGGAAAGATTTGCTTTGAAAGGCAAGGAAGTGCTGGTGTTGCTCAGCGACATGACTAATTTCTCCGATGCGCTCAAGGAAATCGCCATTACCATGGAACAGGTTCCTTCCAATCGCGGCTATCCCGGCGATCTTTACAGTCAATTGGCGGCGCGTTACGAGAAGGCAGTCGATTTTGAAGGAGCGGGGTCAATTACAATTTTAGCGGTAACGACTATGCCCGGCGACGATGTCACGCATCCGGTTCCTGACAACACGGGCTACATTACCGAAGGCCAGTTTTATTTGCACAACGGCTACATTGACCCGTTCGGATCGCTGAGTCGTCTGAAACAAAATGTCAACAGCGCGGATCGCAGTCGGAAAGACCACCGCGCGATCATGGATGGCATGATTCAGCTTTACGCTCAATACATGGAAACCGAGGAAAAACGCTCCATGGGTTTCCGTATGAGCGGTTGGGATCAAAAATTGCTCAAATATGGCACTCTTTTCAGAAAGGAAATGATGGATTTGTCCGTGAATATTTCGCTGGAACAAGCGCTCGATTTGGGCTGGCAAATTTTGGCGGAATGTTTTACGCCGGAAGAAACTCGTTTACGCTCCGAATTGATCAAAGAATTTTGGCCTGATAATTCCAAAGCAAAGGTAGCGAGCGATGGCGAAAATTAAATACACCAAAAATGAGCTCAAGGCGCAGAAGGAAAATCTGAAACGATTCACACGTTATCTGCCAACATTGGAATTGAAAAAAAAGCAACTGCTGGTAGAGATCCGCACGCGGCAAAATACAATTGATCAATTACAGTCGGAATTAGAGAGAATGGAAAAATCTGTCACCAAATGGGTGGATGTATTTGCCGAAGAAGTTGATTTGTCCCAGTTCTTCAAACTGAAAACCGTTCAATTAGGCGAAGATAACATCGCCGGAATAGACATTCCGGTTTTTGAAAAAGTCAATTTTGAAGATCGGGATTACAATTTGATGGACACGCCGCTCTGGGTGGATTCGGGAATTGACGCTGCCAAGGCGCAGATTCGCAAAAGGGAAGAGTTGAAAGTGGCCAACGAGCAGCTTCATATTTTGAACGAAGAATTGCGCATCACTATTCAGCGTATTAAATTGTTCGAGGAAGTCAAAATCCCTGAGGCGAAAGAAAATATTCGTACCATTCAAATTTTTCTGGGCGACCAGTTGACCGCGGAAGTCGTGCGAGGGAAGATTGCCAAGGCAAAGATA encodes:
- a CDS encoding V-type ATP synthase subunit D, producing MAKIKYTKNELKAQKENLKRFTRYLPTLELKKKQLLVEIRTRQNTIDQLQSELERMEKSVTKWVDVFAEEVDLSQFFKLKTVQLGEDNIAGIDIPVFEKVNFEDRDYNLMDTPLWVDSGIDAAKAQIRKREELKVANEQLHILNEELRITIQRIKLFEEVKIPEAKENIRTIQIFLGDQLTAEVVRGKIAKAKIEKKKEVSRV
- a CDS encoding V-type ATP synthase subunit A; the encoded protein is MSQATGKITGISGNMVAVAFDGNIMQNEVAYIIKAEERLKSEIVRIGDGVAYLQVFESTKGLKVGDDVEFSGELLSVQLGPGLLGQIYDGLQNPLPHLAEKYGFFLPRGVELPPLDEEKTWEFTPAVKKGDVVVSGIPLGHVPEGIFQHAIMIPFYFSGEFTVESIAGKGKYKITDKIAVIKDEKGHKHDITMTFSWPVKISITAYRDKIVPTEPLVTQARIIDTFFPVAKGGTFCIPGPFGAGKTVLQHILSRHAQVDIVIVAACGERAGEVVELLREFPELEDPRTGKTLMDRTIIIVNTSSMPVAAREASVYTAVTLGEYYRQMGLDVLLLADSTSRWAQAMRELSGRLEEIPGEEAFPAYLESRIAEFYERSGLVELHTGKMASLTIGGTVSPAGGNFEEPVTQATLKVVGAFLGLSRDRANARRFPSIHPLESWSKYDSFIDKQKIFESQEMLRRGNEVGQMMMVVGEEGTSIEDFQNYLKSEFLDNVYLQQNAFDKVDAATSKDRQIYIFDKVKRVLDTNFASKDKDDARKLFNRLRQFFIDWNYIDMETAEFKKQEQAIDELIKEHSGNEKGL
- a CDS encoding V-type ATP synthase subunit B, which encodes MRKVYNKILQISGNVIAVKASDVSYEELAEITTRRGKSLAQVIKIEADMVSLQVFAGSRGISVNDEVRFLGRPMEVTFSDDMLGRIFDGAGNPRDKGPQLTDLLIPVAGPSVNPAKRIIPKRMIRTNIPMIDVFNSLVVSQKLPIFSISGEPYNELLARVAMQAEVDMIILGGIGLKYDEYMKFKNTLEEGGALSRSIFFMNTASDPIVESLMVPDLALAVAERFALKGKEVLVLLSDMTNFSDALKEIAITMEQVPSNRGYPGDLYSQLAARYEKAVDFEGAGSITILAVTTMPGDDVTHPVPDNTGYITEGQFYLHNGYIDPFGSLSRLKQNVNSADRSRKDHRAIMDGMIQLYAQYMETEEKRSMGFRMSGWDQKLLKYGTLFRKEMMDLSVNISLEQALDLGWQILAECFTPEETRLRSELIKEFWPDNSKAKVASDGEN